Proteins co-encoded in one Setaria viridis chromosome 9, Setaria_viridis_v4.0, whole genome shotgun sequence genomic window:
- the LOC117835034 gene encoding uncharacterized protein: protein MAPQPQEDKSDRPSGGGGAGAPREQERRPSKAWGILIFGLIGATTATFAITQVRRSVDWFYTQLNKMQTTSSWRYTSNNSSRGSFSEEAKKRYYQRMQQEYEEEQERVQRIRHMQSVFNRERNKFRRGYESWRENGPPGGYNYIPRDDWYWQTDTSHSEHKTRRTYTPAGPRVYPMSHHYAVLGLDRSRATPYTDAEVKTAFRTKAMEVHPDQNQDDREGAEEKFKEVVKSYEAIKLERKNGVN from the exons ATGGCCCCGCAACCGCAGGAGGATAAATCAGACCGCcctagcggcggcgggggtgccgGCGCACCGAGGGAGCAGGAGCGCCGACCGTCTAAGGCATGGGGAATACTCATCTTCGGCCTCAtcggcgccaccaccgccactttCGCG ATTACTCAAGTTCGCAGAAGTGTGGACTGGTTCTACACTCAG CTAAATAAAATGCAAACGACATCATCTTGGAGGTATACAAGTAACAACTCAAGTCGTGGAAGTTTCAGTGAGGAAGCTAAGAAAAGATATTATCAGCGTATGCAGCAGGAATATGAGGAGGAACAAGAGAGAGTT CAAAGaataaggcacatgcaaagtgtTTTCAACAGAGAGAGGAATAAATTTAGGAGAGGTTATGAAAGTTGGAGGGAGAATGGCCCACCTGGTGGCTACAATTATATCCCTCGGGATGATTGGTATTGGCAGACTGACACTTCTCACTCGGAACATAAAACTAGACGGACTTATACACCGGCAGGACCTAGGGTTTATCCTATGTCACATCATTATGCAGTTCTTGGTCTTGACAG ATCACGAGCAACACCATATACGGATGCAGAAGTAAAG ACTGCTTTTAGAACAAAAGCAATGGAGGTTCATCCTGATCAGAATCAAGATGATAGAG AGGGTGCAGAAGAGAAGTTCAAGGAGGTCGTCAAGTCTTATGAAGCAATAAAACTGGAAAGAAAAAATGGTGTCAATTGA
- the LOC117835027 gene encoding putative pentatricopeptide repeat-containing protein At5g65820: MAEYKICLDVADIFVERFSSARPPSPATAHGPTMRRLLSVPLRRGLSTAAAGDPSLASSAEHAYRLLRLHHSDPQRLVAALSASGLDPSSPHLLDAVLRRCGASSSLALHFFHWCSPSLPSPLPSSLALLAKSFSRASSAPSPSLLAPLPSQLLGPSLLCPIIRRLPQPRLLPFALSLLSARPDHDHPALFLSLLESLSKAGHVATAEQLVEELQPRLPLSLRHYTALLYGWCRQGKLDEAKHVLARMKAADVALDVVAFNTLLAGFVADGRFEDAFELAREMERRGCPPNAVSYTTLMQGLGARGRVDEAMRVFVEMRRKGCAPDAVTYGTLVSAFCRAGKISQGYEFLDAMSREGLRVDAAVYHGFFVAHEKKEQLEECLELMERMRECRCPPDLKIYNVVIRLACKLGETKQAMSLWNEMENSGLSPGVDTFAIMVSGLVGQGALIEACSYFKDMAGRGLFVAPQYGVLKDLLNALVRDEKLELAKDVWECIVTKGCELNVSAWTIWIHALYAKKHVKEACLYCLDMLEAGLMPQPDTFAKLMKGLKKLYNRQIAAEITEKVRKMAEERHVSFKMYKRRGVRDLEEKPKAKRRRGQKKSRCRQSGQGQSSRNADLLDASDDE, from the coding sequence ATGGCAGAATACAAAATTTGTTTGGACGTCGCCGATATTTTCGTCGAGCGCTTTTCGTCTGCCAGACCGCCATCCCCCGCCACGGCCCACGGACCCACCATGCGGCGCCTCCTCTCCGTTCCCCTTCGCCGCggcctctccaccgccgccgccggcgatcccAGCCTGGCCTCCTCCGCGGAGCACGCGTACCGCCTCCTTCGCCTCCACCACTCCGACCCGCAGAGGCTCGTAGCCGCGCTGTCCGCCTCGGGCCTCGACCCCTCCTCGCCACACCTCCTCGACGCCGTCCTCCGCCGCtgcggcgcctcctcctccctcgctcTGCATTTCTTCCACTGGTGCTCCCCGTCGCTGCCCTCGCCGCTCCCGTCCTCCCTCGCGCTCCTTGCCAAGTCCTTCTcccgcgcctcctccgcgccgtccCCGTCCCtcctcgcgccgctcccctcccaACTCCtcggcccctccctcctctgccCCATCATCCGTCGCCTCCCGCAACCGCGCCTCCTGCCGTTCGCTCTCTCGCTGCTCTCCGCCCGCCCCGACCACGACCACCCcgccctcttcctctccctcctcgagtCCCTCTCCAAGGCCGGCCACGTCGCCACCGCCGAGCAGCTTGTCGAGGAGCTCCAGCCCCGGCTCCCGCTTTCGCTCCGCCACTACACGGCCCTGCTCTACGGGTGGTGCCGCCAGGGCAAGCTCGACGAGGCCAAGCACGTGCTCGCTCGCATGAAAGCCGCGGATGTCGCACTCGACGTCGTCGCCTTCAACACCCTGCTCGCTGGCTTCGTCGCGGACGGAAGATTTGAGGACGCGTTCGAGCTGGCGCGGGAGATGGAGCGGCGTGGCTGCCCGCCGAACGCGGTGTCGTACACGACCCTGATGCAGGGGCTTGGCGCGAGGGGGAGGGTCGATGAGGCCATGCGGGTGTTTGTGGAAATGCGGAGGAAGGGGTGCGCGCCGGATGCCGTCACGTACGGCACCCTGGTTAGCGCGTTTTGCAGGGCTGGCAAGATATCCCAGGGGTACGAGTTCTTGGACGCCATGTCAAGGGAAGGCCTGCGGGTGGATGCCGCCGTGTACCATGGGTTCTTTGTGGCGCATGAGAAGAAGGAACAGCTGGAGGAGTGCTTGGAACTGATGGAGAGGATGAGGGAGTGCCGGTGTCCACCAGACCTCAAGATATACAATGTGGTGATTCGGTTGGCCTGCAAGCTTGGGGAGACCAAGCAGGCCATGTCATTGTGGAATGAGATGGAAAATAGTGGCCTTAGTCCTGGGGTTGATACTTTTGCTATCATGGTTAGTGGGCTTGTTGGGCAGGGGGCACTGATTGAGGCATGCAGTTATTTTAAGGACATGGCTGGACGAGGGCTCTTTGTTGCACCACAATATGGAGTGCTGAAGGACCTCCTCAATGCGCTGGTCAGAGATGAGAAACTTGAGCTTGCGAAGGATGTTTGGGAATGTATTGTTACCAAAGGCTGTGAGCTAAATGTGAGTGCATGGACCATCTGGATCCATGCATTGTACGCTAAGAAACATGTCAAGGAGGCCTGCTTGTATTGCTTAGACATGCTTGAGGCAGGCCTGATGCCACAGCCTGACACATTCGCAAAGCTGATGAAGGGATTGAAGAAGCTCTACAACCGTCAGATTGCTGCTGAAATCACTGAGAAGGTGAGAAAGATGGCAGAGGAGAGACATGTTAGCTTTAAGATGTATAAGAGACGTGGGGTGAGGGATCTTGAAGAGAAACCTAAGGCAAAGAGAAGGAGAGGACAGAAAAAGAGTCGGTGTAGGCAGTCTGGTCAAGGCCAGTCTAGTAGGAATGCTGACCTTTTGGATGCTTCTGATGACGAATAA